The genomic stretch TTATCTATAATTTCATTTTTGATCATGTCTAATATTGCTAATTTTTTTGCTATTTCTTGATTTTCTAGGTTGTGCCATAGTATTCCTGGCATGTCAAAGAGATTAATATCTTCATTTACTTTTAATATTTGTATATTTTTTGTGTGTCCTGGTTTATTTGCAACACTTGTACTTTTTTTTCCTACTAATAGATTAATTATTGATGATTTTCCAACGTTTGGGACTCCAATTACTAAAACTTTTATTTTTTCTTTATAAGTTTTAATTTTTTTTATGTTAGCTATTTTTTTTATATTGTTTATTATTTGTTTTTTTATTCCTTTTTTATATATATTTGTGATTAATACATTATTACCAAGAGTTTCAAAATATTTTTTCCATTTTAGAATTTCTCCTTCGTGGACAAGATCTGATTTATTTAAAAGTATTATTTTATCTTTATTTGAGTTTTTGATTATTGTTTCTATGAGCGGGTTTTTGCTACTAAATGGAGCCCTGGCATCAAGTATTTCTAATACAATATTTGTTTTTTTGATATTTATCTGTATTAACTCTAAGGCCCGTTTCATATGGCCTGGAAACCAGTTGATTTTATTTGACATTTTTAAATTATATCTTAATTTCATTGTATGTGAAATATATGTTTTTTTTATGTTAAATTGTTGATTAATTGTATCTTTTGTAAAAATATTATAAATTTATATCTTTAAGCTTTTTTAGAAGCTCTTTTAGATGATTGTATTGTAGGAGGTTTTTATTATTAAGAAAGGTCTTATTGTGTCTTGTCAAGCACTTGAAGGGGAGCCATTGCATAGTAGTTTTATTATGTCTAGGATGGCTTTGGCAGCAAAAATGGGAGGAGCTATTGGAATTAGAGCTAATGGTGTTCTTGATATTCGTCAAATAAAATCAGAAGTTGATTTGCCAATTATAGGCATTATTAAGAGAGTTTATCACAATTCTTCTGTTTTTATTACACCTACTCTTAAAGAAGTTGATGAACTTTGTGATGAAGGGGTTGAGGTGATTGCTCTTGATGCTACTTTTAGGAATCGTCCTGATGGGCTTTTGTTATCTGAATTTGTGAATAAAATTAAGGAAAAATATCCTAGCCAATTATTAATGGCAGATATTGGGTCTCTAGATGAGGCTTTAAATGCAGATCAACTTGGTTTTGATTTTATTGGTACAACTTTGCATGGATATACAGAAGATACCGAGGGATTTAATATTGCTGATAATGATTTTGCTTTTTTAAAAAGTTTACTTAAATGTAATTTGAAAGCGCAATTGATAGTTGAAGGCAAAATTGATACTCCTCTTAAGGCTAAGAGAAGTTTTGAGTTGGGAGTTTCTTTGGTTGTTGTAGGTGGAGCTATTACACGACCTATGGAAATTACTAAAAGTTTTGTTGATAAAATAAATGAAGTTATAACAATTTAATAGTATATTTAATATTTTTAGGTATATAGGAGGGTTTTTATGGGGAGATTTTTTCAGAATGCCCAAAAATTTGGTCGTTCTTTTATGTTGCCTATTGCCATTCTTCCTGCGGCAGGATTATTTTTAGGAATTGGAGGTGCTTTTTCCAATCCGGCAACTATTAGTACTTATACATTTTTAGATGTATTTTTTCTTCAATCAGTTTTTAACATCATGCGTACCGCAGGTGCTATTATTTTTGTTAATTTGCCACCAATATTTGCAATTGGAGTTGCTGTTGGGCTTGCAAAATCGGATAAGGGAACAGCAGGGCTTGCGGCTTTTATTGGATATCTTGTTTTAAATTCTACGATTGGTATTTTAGTTGAGATGTTTGGTAAAGTTGAAGATTTCTCAAATGGAGCTATTGGATTAATACTTGGTATTAAAACTTTAGAAACAGGTGTTTTTGGTGGCATTATTGTTGGTATTATGACTTATTGTCTTCATAATAAATTTAATAAAGTTGAATTTCCAAGAGTACTTGGGTTTTTTTCAGGATCTAGATTTATACCGATAATAGTTTCTCTTTCAAGTATTTTTCTTGCTGTATTGATGTTTATATTTTGGCCATTTATGCAATCTGGAATTAGTATGGTGGGTGTATTAGTTGATGCAACAGGATATGTTGGTACTCTTATTTATGGTATTTTTTTGCGAATGCTTGGTCCTTTTGGGCTTCATCATATATTTTATTTGCCTTTTTGGACAACTGGTATTGGTGGTTCTGAAATTATTAATGGTAAATTGGTAGAAGGAACTCAGAACATTTTTTTTGCGGAACTTTCATCTCATAGTACTGATAAATTTTTTATTGGAACTAGTCGTTTTATGAGCGGAAGATTTATTACTATGATGTTTGGATTGCCTGGAGCTGCTCTTGCACTTTATAGACTTGCAAAACCTAATCAAAAGGAGAAAGTTTTTGGTCTTTTGTTGTCATCGGCTTTAACTTCTTTTTTAACAGGAATTACTGAGCCCCTTGAATTTTCTTTTCTTTTTGTTGCGCCGGTGCTTTATGTAGTTCATGCAGTTTTTGATGGGTGTGCATTTATGGTTGCTCATATTTTACAGATTACAATAGGTCAGACTTTTTCTGGGGGATTTATTGATTTTGTTCTTTTCGGGATTTTACAAGGAAATGCAAGAACAAATTGGGTTTTAGTTCCAATGGTAGGTGTTTGTTGGTTTTGGCTATATTATTTTAGTTTTACTTTTTTAATATCTAAATTTGATTATAAGACTCCTGGTAGGGAGGATATTGTTAATTCTCATGATTCTTTTTCTTTAAGTAAAAATGAAGTTGTAAGGGAAGGTGATGTTAGTGTGCAAGTAGTTATGGGCCTTGGGGGACGTGATAATATTGTTGAACTTGATTGTTGTGCTACGCGACTTAGAGTTACCGTAAAAGATTCTATAAAGGTTTCAAAGAGTATTTTGGAAAGTACTGGAGCCAAAGGAATTATTATCAAGAGCAGTGGTGTTCAGGTAGTTTATGGGCCTGGAGTTAGTGTTCTTAAAAATGAAATTGAAGAATATCTTGATAATGAAGAAAATTAAAATTTTAAGCAAGTGTATGTTTTTTACATCACTTGCTTTTTTTTATGTTTTGAATAAAATCGACAGCATATTTTGTTAAATAAGATGTGTTTTGTGCACTTCTATAACTGTGATTTCCTACAGGAACATGAGAATGAGGACTTTCAACAAGAATTATTGGTATTGATTGTTTGTATCCCCCATAATTATTTATAAAATTATTTATTTCCTGAGAATCTACTGTAGGATCATTTGGGGAATAAGCTATTGTGAGTGGAGTTTTAATTTCGTTAAAACCATTAATATTGATTAATTTAACAAGACCCATCATTGCAATTATTGAATCAATTTGTCGTATTGGCGAATGAAATATGTTGACCTTTGAGTATTCTATTCTTTTATTTTGTCTTATCTCAGGCTCATTATACCCTCCTGTTATTAGATAAGCAATTTGACGTCCCCAAGGGTAATAAACTAAATTTGTTCTTTTGTCTTTAGGATAGATATTAGGTGATATTAAAACGGCAGAATGTATTTTGTCTTGATAGTTTTTTAATGCCCAAACCACACAGGCACCGCCGTTTGAAGTTCCAATAAGTATTAGTTTTTCTCCTATTGATTGGCCAATTTGGATAGCTTCATCGATGTCTCGTAACCAGTCTTTAGTATTAACCCCTTTAAATGCATTTTTATTGTCAATTCCATGGCCTTTAAGCCTTGTAAAGAAAATATTTGCTTTTAATGCTCTAGCTATATTATTAGGAATAGGATAAATTTCATTTTTTGATGCTCCAAAACCGTGAATATATACCACTGCATACTGTGTTTTTTCCTTTTCTTTATTCCATATAATTTCTTTTTTTGTGTTTTCTACCAAATTGAATTTGGACTCTTCGATGAGTAGGTATTGATCAATTTCTTCAAGTTTATTTGGAATTTGAGTTTTGTCAAATTCATTTCTAAATTTTATTTTTGGGCCTACTATTATTAATAAAAAAATAAAAATAAAAATAAAAATTGCGTTTTTAATGTTCATATATTTTTTCCTTTAATGATTGTCATCATTGGTGTTGTATTCTTCTTGTTGAGATTCTTGATGACAATTATTACATGCTCCTGAATAAATAATTTCAATGGATTTTGTTTTCCATTCTTCTCCAAGTTTGTCTTTCAGAATATCTTTAATGTCATCAAGTTGTATTGGATAAACTTGATTGCATTTGTTGCATTTAAAGTGAGCTATTGTAGAAGTCAAACTTAGATAAAATCTTGTTTCTTTTTGGTCTGTTGTTTTTATATCTTTAAGAATGTTGCGTTCTTTTAAGATATTTAGCGTATTGTATACTGTTGCTTTTGATAAGCTTGGTATTTCTTTTATGAGTTTGTTATAAATTTCTTTTGCTGTAAAATATTCTCGTGGATTTGATGCAATATGTAAAATTATTCTATTTCTTGAATGTGAGGCTTTCATGCCCAACTCTGTTGTTAATGATTTTAGCAAGATAGGGTCATTAGTAATTCCGACTTTTTCTAAAGTAGAATGTACCTCGATTGTATTGTTGTTCATATATAATACCCTTTATTATTTAAGATTAAGTACTTTAATGTCCTTATAAAAATAATTTTATAACGGTTTATTAATATTTTGCTACTGATAGCTATTTATTTTCATTTTTTTTTATATTTGGATAAAAAAGTAAAGTTTTTATTTTTGAGTTTATTTTTATTTTATTATCAAAATTATTATTATTTGGTAATAAGAGTAAATTTAAACTCAAAGAATAATTTTTCAAATCCTCAATTTTTACTTTATTATAAGATCCTCCTATATTTAATATAAACCACCTTTTAAAGCCTTTTTTTGCAATTTTGTAATTTATTGTATATATAATACATTTTTCAATGTTTAAAAAACTGATGAAAAAATTACTGTTTTGATCGCTTCCTTTGGATATTAGAAATTCTGTTCCATTAATATATCCTTGAGTATCTTTTTTTGTTTCAATGATTTTTTCATAGGTATCAAGATCATTGTATCTTGCAGTAATTTTTAAGTTTGTCCCTCTTTCAACTTCAAATATGGGTATTTCTAAACTTGAATATTCAGTTAAGTAATTTATATTATTTATATTTAGCTTTTTATTGTTACAATTTATAACAGTAGTAGGCCATACTAATTTGAGAGATATAAAAAAGCTTGCAAGATTTTCATCCAAAAAGAAATCGATTATTGATTTTTCTTTTGCATTGAAATTTAAATATTGTCTAATACCTATAATTTTTTCATTTGAGAATGAAAATGAACTCTCAATAATTGGTTCTATAATGATTTCTTTTTTTGATAAAGTTTTAATATAAGTTCTACATGAATCTAGAAATTCAGAGTTTTTTTCTTTATATTTGATTCTATTTAATTTGCCTTCTTTAAATTTTACATAATATTTTTCATGGGATAATGTAAAATTACCTTCCATATTATATTCTAGATTTTTGCTTGTAATAGGTTCTGGATTTTGTGATTGGTTTTCAAAATTTTTATTAGTTAAAAATTCTTTTAAAGAAGCTTCATTTATTTGATATTCTTTGAGTCTTTTATTTTGGAATTGCAGTACTAATGCTTGTTCTTTTAATGAATTAAATTCTGGAATTTCTAAAAGTTCTGTGTTTATTTTTTTACCCTCTAGATTTTGTATCTTAATGCTATAAAAATTTGTATCTAATTCTTTTAAAGAGAGCAAGAAATTTTTTAATACTTGATTATCATAGATGTCTTTAATTTCATGGAAATAAATGAGTGAGTCTGTGTTTTGTTTTCGTATATCAGGTTCTTGTATTTCTGATAAAAATTGACAGTTATTTTTATAGAAAACCAAATATTTTTTGTTATTTTTTGCAATCCTTATGCCTTCTATATAATTGAAATTAAGTTTTCTGTATAATTCAAGTACTCTTTTTCTTAGTTTTTCCATATTATAGATATAAAATGTGTTAGGATTATCTTGAAATAAATCTTTGTATCCGCTTTTGAATGGGTTTTTTAAGGCCCAGTACAGATCTACGTGTATCTCATCATGTAGCATGTATTCATGAGGACTTCCACTATATGTGCTTGGAATGTATATATCTTCGTTATTTTTAAGTCTTTTAAAAAACCATTCATTTAATTCTGAATTTAGTTTTAAAATTTCAAAAAAATATGTTGGGAATGTCCAGTGTATTTTATAAGTTAGTTTTTGACTTTCAATTAAGTATTTGGCATTTGATAAAATGGAATATAATTTGCTTTCAGCAAATGAAGTTATTGAAACAATAACAATATAAATTTTTGAATTTCTAGTTTTTCTAAACATCATAAAAAATCTTTACATAAGTATATATTAAATTAGTATAAATGGTATTGTTTTTCCAGTAAATTACTATATATAGGTTTCTTTATTTTTTATTATTTTGGCTTGATTAATGAAACAAAAAAAATTATATTTTTATAGTGATTATGTATGAAGTTCATGTTAACTTTATAATGTGCTATTTATTATTTAACTTTAAATTTTATACTTAAAAGGAGTAAAATTTATGGCTAAGGACATATATTTTAATGAAGATGCTAGAAAGAGTTTGCTTAGCGGTATTGAAAAATTATCAAATGCTGTAAAGGTCACTCTTGGTCCTAAAGGGAGAAATGTTTTAATTGATAAAAAATTTGGTTCTCCTATTGTTACAAAAGATGGAGTTAGTGTTGCTCGTGAAATTGATCTTGAAAATTCATTTGAAAATATGGGAGCACAACTTTTAAAAGAAGTTGCAATTAAGACAAATGATTTGGCTGGAGATGGAACTACTACGGCTACTGTACTTGCTTATGCAATTGCAAGAGAAGGACTTAAAAATGTTTCTTCAGGAATTAATCCAATTGGAATTAAGAAAGGAATAGATCATGCTGTGGCTTTAGCTGCTGAAAAAATTCGCAAATCTGCTAAAAAAATTACTACCAAAGAAGAAATTGCACAAGTTGCATCTATTTCTGCAAATAATGATACTTCAATAGGTGAAAAAATTGCAGAGGCAATGGACAGAGTTGGCAAAGATGGGGTTATTACTGTTGAAGAGTCAAAAACTTTTGATACTACAATTTCTTATGTTGAGGGTATGCAGTTTGATCGAGGATATTTATCTCCTTATTTTTCCACAAATAAAGAAAATATGAGTGTGAGTTTCGATGATACTTATATTTTGATATGTGAAAAAAAAATTAGCACAATTAAAGAACTCTTACCAGTGCTTGAAAAAGTTGTAAATACAAATAAGCCTTTATTAATTATTGCTGAGGATATTGAGGGAGATGCACTTGCTGCACTTGTTTTAAATAGTGTACGTGGTGCTTTGAAGGTTTGTGCAATTAAGGCTCCTGGATTTGGTGATAGACGTAAAGCAATGCTTGAAGATATTGCTATACTTACTGGAGGGGTTCTTGTTAGTGAAGAACTAGGACTTACTCTTGAGAATGTTGAACTTGAACAACTTGGTCAAGCTAAGTCAGTAAAAGTTGACAAAGATAATACTACTATTATTAATACTGGAAATAGAGAGCAAATAAGAGAGCGTGCTGAGCTTATTAAAAAGCAAATTGAAGAGACAAGTTCTGAATATGACAAAGAAAAATTACAAGAACGTCTTGCAAAACTTGTTGGTGGTGTTGCTGTTATTAATGTTGGTGCTGTTACCGAAGTAGAACTTAAAGAGAAAAAACATAGGGTGGAGGATGCTTTATCTGCAACTCGTGCTGCTGTTGAGGAAGGTGTTGTTCCTGGTGGTGGATCAACTCTTATTGAAGTTGCTATGTATCTTGATACAGTTGACGTAAGTAAGCTTAGTTATGAAGAGAAGCAAGGTTTTGAGATTGTGAAGAGAAGTCTTGAAGAACCTATGAGACAAATAATCTCTAATGCTGGATTTGAGAGTTCTATTTATATTCATCAGATTAAGACTGACAAGAAAGGACTTGGTTTTGATGCAGCAAGTTTTAAATGGGTTAATATGATTGAGAGTGGTATAATTGATCCTGCTAAAGTTACAAGAAGTGCTCTTCAAAATGCAGCTTCAATTGCAGGATTGTTATTGACAACTGAATGTGCTATTACTGAAATTAAGGAAGAAAAGAATAGTGCTGGTGGCAATTATCCTATGGATCCAGGAATGGGAATGATGTAAGTTAATCCTTTTTGCAGATTTCTCTTTTATTAGAGTTTCTATTGTTATAAGGATAAAAATTTGAGTGAGAATGAATTTGTATTTTGTATAGGTTATGATGGGATTAGGGCTATAATAGATAAAGAGCTTCTAGGTCAACATAAAGATAAAAGTGTGGAAGAGCTTTTTAATCTTGGATTTTATAGAAGCGCTTTTAGTAAAGCGTTTTATAGGAAAGATGATGCTCTTATTGATTATTTGATTAAAAGGTATAATAACATTAGTAACTCTACTTATAGTAGAAAAGAGGAGCTTGAGCTCCTCTTTGGGGTAATTTATCCGGATGATATTGCTAATATAAAGGTTACTTATGTTTAAAAATTAGGAAATTTTATGTTTTTATTGCAAGATTTTAGTCATAGTAGTAGCTTCTTTAGAAGCTTATTAGTTTTTGTTCCCGTAATAGCTATATTTTGGTTTTTAGTGATATCTCCTCAACGTAAAGAAGAGAAGAAAAAGAAAGAAATGCTGAAAAGCCTTAAAAAAGGTGATAAAGTTTTAACCATAGGTGGAATTTTTGGAGTTGTTAAGAGAGTTGATGATTCTGAAGTTTTGCTTGAGCTTAGTGAAACTTCAGAGGCAAAATTTGTAAAAAGTTCAATTGAGAAGGTTATTTTTGACGAAATTAAGGATAAAAAATTAAAAAATGAGAAGTAATTTGCAATTTTAATATATAATGTTAACTTAACATAATAATTTAATTTTAACTTGACATAATAAGGATAAGGGTATTATTTATGAATAAAGTCTCTAAATTGATATTAATACTGTTTGTAACTTCTTTTGCTTATTTTTTAATATTTCCTACTCTAAAATGGTATTTTTTTACTAAAGAGAAGGATAAACAAATTAGTTCATATTCAAAAGAGGCTTTAAGAGATTATTCTAAATCGCAGGCTTTAAGTTCTCTTGTGAAACTTAAGGAATTGTATCGAAAAAATCCGAAGGGTCAAATTCCAGATGATTTAAAATATTTAATTCCAGTTGCAAAAAATAATTATAAGACTTATGGAAGAGAATTTCCCAAATCGTTTAATGATATAGAAGCATTAAGGGGTGGTTTTTTAACTGATTCTGATATTGAAGAACTTAGTCTTGAAATTTATAGATATTATGAAGAGATCAAGCGAAATAAAAACAAAATAATACAACTTGGGCTTGATTTATCTGGAGGAGTAAGTGTTACTATTTCTCTTGATTATTTAGAGCTTGAACAAAGATTAGGAAGAGCTTTAAGTGTTCTAGAAAAGGAAGAAGCTATTGGTCGTACGATGCAAATACTTAAGGAAAGGGTGGATACTTTTGGACTTACAGAACCTAAAATTACAAGAGAAGCAGGTGGAAATAGAATTTTTTTAGATATTCCAGGAGAGAAAGACGAGAGACGTGTTGATTCTCTTTTGGGTGGTAAAGGAAATTTGATCTTTTATGTTGTTGATCTTGATGCTACTTCTGTTCTTAATTCTAAGATATTAGAAGCCGGTCCCCTTTATTCTATACATGATATTAAAAATAGCATGAAACTTGATGATAGTAAAAAAATTTTTCCCTGGTATATAAAGGATGCTTATGGGGTTGATGATGAGGCAAGAGTGCGTTATTATGTTGTTGATTTTGGTCTTGACAATTCTTTTGATGGGTCTCATATTCAAGATGCTGGAATTTTAAGTGATCCTAAAACGGGAAAGGATGTGGTTACATTTACTTTGGATAGTGAGGGTAGTGAGAAGTTTTTTGCTTTTACTCAAAAAAATGTTGGAAAAACTTTAGCTGTAGTTATGGAAGGTAAAATTAAGTCAGTAGCCAATATTAATCATGCTATTGCTGGTGGAAATGTATCAATTCAAGGAGATTCTTTTGATAAAAAGGAAGCACAGGAACTTGCATTTGTTTTTAAAACAGCAGCTTTTCCTGTTGAGATAAAAATAGATGATTTAAGGATTATTGGTCCTACTATTGGAGAAAAAACAATTGAACTTGGCATAAAGGCTTCTCTTCTTGCTCTTGTTTTGGTCTTTTTATTTATGTTTGTATATTATAAAACAAGTGGTTTTGTTGCAGGATTTTCATTGGTCATTTATAATTTGTTTTTAATATTGGCAATTCTTTCTGCATTTAATTTTACTTTAACTCTTACAAGTATTGCAGGTCTGGTGTTAACGATGGGTATGGCTGTTGATATTAATATAATTATTTACGAAAGGATTAAAGAAGAGATTAGAAATGGTAGAAAATTTGAAAGAGCATTTGAAGATGGATTTAAAAAAGCCTTTTGGGCAATAATGGATTCAAATGTTACAACATTTATAGCTGTGCTTTTCTTAACTCTTCTTGGAACAGGGACTATTCAAGGTTTTGCGTGGTCTTTATCTATAGGGATTGTGGCGTCACTTTTTAGTAGTTTAGTCTTTTCAAGGTTTATTTTGGAATTGATTATATCTTTGAATAGAAACAAATGTGTAAGTATTTCTTGGAGTTCAAATTATGCAAAAGGTGTTTAATTTTTTAAAATATGGAAATAAAGCTATTATAGCTAGTTTTTGTATGATTTTTTTAGGTTTTATTTACACCTTTATGTATCATGGTGGTTATAATTGGGGAGTAGATTTCTCTTCGGGTGTAAATATTAATTTTGTGATAGATAAAGCAGGTATTAAGGATTCTGATATAAAAAGAGTGCTCTCTTCATTTTATAAAACATTTGATGTTAATGAAATTATTGCAAATGATTCTAAGAGTCATTTTGATATTATAATAAAGTCAGAGGTTACTGATTATTCTTTGAAAAAAGAAATTCATAGTATGTTGCTAGATAAACTAGGTATTGAGTTTGATGCTAATGTTGAAATTCTTGATTCTTATTTTATTGATTCAAGATTTTCATCTGTTTTAAGGACAAAGTCTGTTTTGTTGGTTTGTTTAACATTTGCCCTTATTTTAGTTTATGTGACATTACGATTTAGATTGAGTTATGCTGTGTCATCAATATTTGCAACTATGCATGATATACTTTTTGTGATTGCTTTTTTAGGTTTATTTAGAATAGAAATAAATAGTTCAATAATTGTTTCTATATTGACAATTATT from Borrelia duttonii Ly encodes the following:
- the ylqF gene encoding ribosome biogenesis GTPase YlqF — translated: MSNKINWFPGHMKRALELIQINIKKTNIVLEILDARAPFSSKNPLIETIIKNSNKDKIILLNKSDLVHEGEILKWKKYFETLGNNVLITNIYKKGIKKQIINNIKKIANIKKIKTYKEKIKVLVIGVPNVGKSSIINLLVGKKSTSVANKPGHTKNIQILKVNEDINLFDMPGILWHNLENQEIAKKLAILDMIKNEIIDNTELALYLLKEMHIKNKTKLIGKYNIISTDALKILEEFATIRGFINKKYGTDIESASKILIKEYREGKFGKIILDLRPDNSNK
- a CDS encoding N-acetylmannosamine-6-phosphate 2-epimerase, with amino-acid sequence MIKKGLIVSCQALEGEPLHSSFIMSRMALAAKMGGAIGIRANGVLDIRQIKSEVDLPIIGIIKRVYHNSSVFITPTLKEVDELCDEGVEVIALDATFRNRPDGLLLSEFVNKIKEKYPSQLLMADIGSLDEALNADQLGFDFIGTTLHGYTEDTEGFNIADNDFAFLKSLLKCNLKAQLIVEGKIDTPLKAKRSFELGVSLVVVGGAITRPMEITKSFVDKINEVITI
- a CDS encoding PTS transporter subunit EIIC, whose product is MGRFFQNAQKFGRSFMLPIAILPAAGLFLGIGGAFSNPATISTYTFLDVFFLQSVFNIMRTAGAIIFVNLPPIFAIGVAVGLAKSDKGTAGLAAFIGYLVLNSTIGILVEMFGKVEDFSNGAIGLILGIKTLETGVFGGIIVGIMTYCLHNKFNKVEFPRVLGFFSGSRFIPIIVSLSSIFLAVLMFIFWPFMQSGISMVGVLVDATGYVGTLIYGIFLRMLGPFGLHHIFYLPFWTTGIGGSEIINGKLVEGTQNIFFAELSSHSTDKFFIGTSRFMSGRFITMMFGLPGAALALYRLAKPNQKEKVFGLLLSSALTSFLTGITEPLEFSFLFVAPVLYVVHAVFDGCAFMVAHILQITIGQTFSGGFIDFVLFGILQGNARTNWVLVPMVGVCWFWLYYFSFTFLISKFDYKTPGREDIVNSHDSFSLSKNEVVREGDVSVQVVMGLGGRDNIVELDCCATRLRVTVKDSIKVSKSILESTGAKGIIIKSSGVQVVYGPGVSVLKNEIEEYLDNEEN
- a CDS encoding alpha/beta hydrolase, giving the protein MNIKNAIFIFIFIFLLIIVGPKIKFRNEFDKTQIPNKLEEIDQYLLIEESKFNLVENTKKEIIWNKEKEKTQYAVVYIHGFGASKNEIYPIPNNIARALKANIFFTRLKGHGIDNKNAFKGVNTKDWLRDIDEAIQIGQSIGEKLILIGTSNGGACVVWALKNYQDKIHSAVLISPNIYPKDKRTNLVYYPWGRQIAYLITGGYNEPEIRQNKRIEYSKVNIFHSPIRQIDSIIAMMGLVKLININGFNEIKTPLTIAYSPNDPTVDSQEINNFINNYGGYKQSIPIILVESPHSHVPVGNHSYRSAQNTSYLTKYAVDFIQNIKKSK
- a CDS encoding transcriptional repressor, with protein sequence MNNNTIEVHSTLEKVGITNDPILLKSLTTELGMKASHSRNRIILHIASNPREYFTAKEIYNKLIKEIPSLSKATVYNTLNILKERNILKDIKTTDQKETRFYLSLTSTIAHFKCNKCNQVYPIQLDDIKDILKDKLGEEWKTKSIEIIYSGACNNCHQESQQEEYNTNDDNH
- the groL gene encoding chaperonin GroEL (60 kDa chaperone family; promotes refolding of misfolded polypeptides especially under stressful conditions; forms two stacked rings of heptamers to form a barrel-shaped 14mer; ends can be capped by GroES; misfolded proteins enter the barrel where they are refolded when GroES binds), which produces MAKDIYFNEDARKSLLSGIEKLSNAVKVTLGPKGRNVLIDKKFGSPIVTKDGVSVAREIDLENSFENMGAQLLKEVAIKTNDLAGDGTTTATVLAYAIAREGLKNVSSGINPIGIKKGIDHAVALAAEKIRKSAKKITTKEEIAQVASISANNDTSIGEKIAEAMDRVGKDGVITVEESKTFDTTISYVEGMQFDRGYLSPYFSTNKENMSVSFDDTYILICEKKISTIKELLPVLEKVVNTNKPLLIIAEDIEGDALAALVLNSVRGALKVCAIKAPGFGDRRKAMLEDIAILTGGVLVSEELGLTLENVELEQLGQAKSVKVDKDNTTIINTGNREQIRERAELIKKQIEETSSEYDKEKLQERLAKLVGGVAVINVGAVTEVELKEKKHRVEDALSATRAAVEEGVVPGGGSTLIEVAMYLDTVDVSKLSYEEKQGFEIVKRSLEEPMRQIISNAGFESSIYIHQIKTDKKGLGFDAASFKWVNMIESGIIDPAKVTRSALQNAASIAGLLLTTECAITEIKEEKNSAGGNYPMDPGMGMM
- the yajC gene encoding preprotein translocase subunit YajC, yielding MFLLQDFSHSSSFFRSLLVFVPVIAIFWFLVISPQRKEEKKKKEMLKSLKKGDKVLTIGGIFGVVKRVDDSEVLLELSETSEAKFVKSSIEKVIFDEIKDKKLKNEK
- the secD gene encoding protein translocase subunit SecD; this encodes MNKVSKLILILFVTSFAYFLIFPTLKWYFFTKEKDKQISSYSKEALRDYSKSQALSSLVKLKELYRKNPKGQIPDDLKYLIPVAKNNYKTYGREFPKSFNDIEALRGGFLTDSDIEELSLEIYRYYEEIKRNKNKIIQLGLDLSGGVSVTISLDYLELEQRLGRALSVLEKEEAIGRTMQILKERVDTFGLTEPKITREAGGNRIFLDIPGEKDERRVDSLLGGKGNLIFYVVDLDATSVLNSKILEAGPLYSIHDIKNSMKLDDSKKIFPWYIKDAYGVDDEARVRYYVVDFGLDNSFDGSHIQDAGILSDPKTGKDVVTFTLDSEGSEKFFAFTQKNVGKTLAVVMEGKIKSVANINHAIAGGNVSIQGDSFDKKEAQELAFVFKTAAFPVEIKIDDLRIIGPTIGEKTIELGIKASLLALVLVFLFMFVYYKTSGFVAGFSLVIYNLFLILAILSAFNFTLTLTSIAGLVLTMGMAVDINIIIYERIKEEIRNGRKFERAFEDGFKKAFWAIMDSNVTTFIAVLFLTLLGTGTIQGFAWSLSIGIVASLFSSLVFSRFILELIISLNRNKCVSISWSSNYAKGV
- the secF gene encoding protein translocase subunit SecF, translating into MQKVFNFLKYGNKAIIASFCMIFLGFIYTFMYHGGYNWGVDFSSGVNINFVIDKAGIKDSDIKRVLSSFYKTFDVNEIIANDSKSHFDIIIKSEVTDYSLKKEIHSMLLDKLGIEFDANVEILDSYFIDSRFSSVLRTKSVLLVCLTFALILVYVTLRFRLSYAVSSIFATMHDILFVIAFLGLFRIEINSSIIVSILTIIGYSLNDTIIIFDRIRENSRNITDSSFLNILNISIHQTLSRTILTSITTFVAVFSIYIFTEGAIKDFSLIFMVGVVVGTFSSVFIASPILLSCYKKIK